In bacterium BMS3Abin02, the genomic stretch CTCCTGGACAAAGGATCCTTTCAGGAGATCGACATGTTCGTTCGGCACCAGGCGAGCGGCTTCGGCATCGAGGACAAGCGCCCGGCAGGCGACGCCGTCGTCACCGGCTGGGGGACGATCGACGCGCGGACCGTCTTCGTCTTCGCCGAGGACTTCACCGTGTTCGGCGGGTCGCTCGGTCGTGCCGTGAGCGACAAGATCGTCAAGGTCATGGACGCAGCCCTGCAGACCGGTGCCCCACTGATCGGGTTGAAGGACTCCGGTGGCGCCCGGATCCAGGAGGGCGTGGCGTCACTCGACGGCTACGGTCGCATCTTCGAACGCAACGTCCGGGCCTCGGGCGTCATCCCGCAGATCTCGGTCATCATGGGACCATGCGCAGGCGGCGCCGTCTACTCGCCCGCGATCACCGATTTCGTCTTTCAGGTGCAAGGTTCGAGCCACCTCTTCATCACGGGCCCTGATGTCATCCGGGCCGTCACCGGAGAGGAGATCACCTTCGAGGAACTCGGTGGTGCATTCGCCCACGCGGGCACATCCGGGGTCACCCACTTCGTGGCGTCCAGCGGTTCCGACGCCCTCGAACAGATCCGGTATCTGCTGTCGTTCCTGCCGCAGAACAACATGGAGTCGCCGCCCCACTACACGCCGAGCGACCGGGACGACCGTATCGAATCGGCGCTGGATTCGATCATTCCCGACTCGGCCAACCACCCCTACGACGTCGTCGACATCATCGAGCGCATCGTCGACGACGGCGAGTTCTACCAGGTGCACGAACACTGGGCGCAGAACATCGTCGTCGGTTTCTGCCGGCTCGACGGCTACAGCGTCGGCATCGTCGCCAACCAGCCCTCCGTGTTGGCCGGAACGCTCGATATCACTGCATCGATCAAAGGCGCCCGCTTCGTCCGCTTCTGTGACGCCTTCAACATCCCCCTCGTCACGTTCGTCGACGTCCCAGGCTTTCTCCCCGGTGTGGATCAGGAACACGGCGGCATCATCCGCCATGGAGCCAAACTGCTGTACGCGTACAGCGAAGCGACCGTTCCCCGGGTGACCGTGATCACCCGCAAGGCGTACGGCGGAGCGTACGTCGTCATGAACTCACGCGGCATCCGAGCCGACCTCGTCTATGCGTGGCCGTCCGCAGAGATCGCCGTGATGGGCGCCCAGGGTGCCGTGAACGTCGTGTTCCGTCGTGACCTCGCTGCCGCAGACGACCCTGATGCGAAACGGGCAGAACTCGTCGCGGACTACGAAGAGAAGTTCAACAATCCGTACCGTGCGGCAGAACTCGGACTCGTCGACGAGATCATCGAGCCGAGCCTCACACGACCGAAACTGATCAGGACGATGGAGATGCTGCGCACGAAACGCGAATCGCTGCCCGCGAAGAAGCATGGGAACATTCCCCTGTGAGTCCCAAGAACCCGCCTCCGCGGCCGATCAATGCCCTCCTCGTTGCGAACCGCGGCGAGATCGCGGTTCGCGTCCTTCGGTCGGCTCGGGAGATGGGAATACGAACGATCGCCGTCTACTCCGAACTCGACCGGGACGCCCTCCACACACAGGTCGCCGACGAAGCGTGGAACATCGGGCCTGCACCGTCGTCCGAGTCGTACCTCGACGCCCATCGCATCCTCCGGGTGGCGAAGGAGACGGGGGCGGATGCGGTCCATCCGGGCTACGGATTCCTTGCGGAGAACTCCGATTTCGCCCAGGCGGTGATGGATGCCGGCATGATCTGGGTCGGTCCACCGCCGGAGGCGATCATCATGATGGGCTCCAAGATCACCGCCCGGCAGGCGGCGACCAAGGCAGGAGTATCGGTGGTCCCCGGCACGACCGAACCCCTCGCCTCCACCGAGGAGGCGTTCACCGCAGCCGCCGAGTTCGGCTTCCCGGTCGCGGTCAAGGCAGCCCATGGCGGCGGTGGGAAAGGCTTGCGAATCGTCCACGACGCTTCCGAGCTGCAAGCCGCAGTCGAGGGAGCACGCAGGGAGTCCGAGGCGTATTTCGGTAGCTCCGAGCTGTACGTCGAAAAGTACATCGAGGAGCCGCGACACATCGAGGCGCAGATCTTCGCCGATGACCATGGGCACACCGTTTTCCTGGGCGAACGCGACTGCTCGTTGCAGCGCCGCCACCAGAAACTCATCGAGGAGACTCCCGCTGCGGGCCTCGCCGACCGCCTTCGAAAGGCGATCGGACGCTCCGCGATACAGATTGCGAAAGCCTGCGATTACCGCGGAGCCGGGACAGTCGAGTTTCTCGTCGACAAGGAAGACAACTTCTACTTCCTGGAGATGAACACTCGCCTGCAGGTGGAGCACACCGTCACCGAGATGGTGACGGGCATCGATCTCGTCGCAGAACAGCTCAGAGTTGCGCGCGGAGAGCCCTTGTCATTCACTGCTCCGAAGCGTTCCGGCCACGCCATCGAGTTCCGTATCAACGCGGAAGACCCTGCCCACGGTTTCTTGCCGAACCCCGGCCACATCGTCGACTATCGCGAACCCGCCGGTTTCGGAGTACGGGTCGACTCCGGGGTGACGGCAGGTTCGGAGATCAGCCGCTACTACGACACACTGATCGCCAAACTCATCACCTGGGGCCGAACCAGAGAACAGGCGATCGCGAGAGGGAAACGAGCCCTGCGCGAGTTCCGAATCGTCGGTGTCCCGACCACGATCCCAGCACATTTGAGGATGCTGGAGAACGATACGTTTCTGAAAGGCAAGCACCACACGGCCTTCGTCGAGAACAGCCTCGACTTCTCCGATCTGGTGCAGTCCGTCGCCCCGCCGCTCGCAGAAGAGGAAGCGCTCGCACGCAGAGACATGACGGTCGAGGTCTCCGGCCGTCGGTATACGGTGACGTTCTGGGCCCCGGAACTTCCGACTGCGATCGGCGGGCGCCCGCGCCGAAAACCCCCGAAGCTCGCTCGTGCCGCGATGCTGTCCTCCGACGACGCAGGGATCATCACCGCTCCGATGCAGGGAACCATCGTCAAAGTCCACGTAGAAGCCGGTGATCACGTCAGAAACGGCGATGCACTCTGTGTCCTCGAAGCCATGAAGATGGAGAACGAGGTACGAGCCCCCGTCGATGGTGAAGTCATCGAGATCAAAGTCCGCCCCGGTGACACCGTTTCGCCCGGACAGATCATCGCGATCATCCGGTAGCCACACCCTCTTTGCTCTCTGCCACCCCATCAGAGGGGAAGCAAAGAACGACCCGCGGCGCTCTTCCTTCCCCTCGCAGGGGAAGTACCCGAGCGAAGCGAGGGGGATGGGGCCTCTTTCCTTCCCCTCGCAGGGGTCTGGCTCCGGCTGCGCCGGTCCTGGTACACCCCCATCGCCTCGAAGACTCGGCACTTCCCCCTGAGGGGTCTGGCTCCGGCTGCGCCGGTCCTGGTACACCCCCATCGCCTCGAAGACTCGGCACTTCCCCCTGAGGGGGAAGCAGAGACAAGAAGTACCCGAGCTCGTCCGCCGCCTGAAGCGCCGCCTCGCGGCCGACATCGCCGACCCTGCCCGGACCCCGCATATCGAGCGAAAGCAGAGACTTGGAGACGCCCACTCGTTTCGCCCCACGAGGATCGTCGGCCGTCTCGAGAGGAGGGTCCATCTCCCGCCGGCATTACGATACGAGCCATTGGAACGTTCCACATCATGCTGTAGGCTGTCATCCTCGGGGAGATGGAGCAGACATGAGCGGATCGTATCCGTCGGTACGGTGGGGCGTGCTGGGAACGGGCTCGATAGCCCAAGGTCGTGTCATTCCTGCGCTCCAGGGTGCGGAGCGGTGCGACCTCGTGGCAATCGCGTCGCGCTCCTCGGCAAGGGCGAACGGTGTTGCTGCCCGGCTTGGCATCCCGAGAGCCTACGGGTCATATGAAGAGCTGTTGGCCGACCCGGAGGTCGATGCCGTCTATCTTCCACTACCCAACGATCTGCATGGCGCATGGACGAAGAAGGCGGCCGACGCCGGCAAGCACGTCCTGTGCGAGAAGCCGATCGCGCTGACGAGTGACGAGGCGCAGGAGGTCGCTGCCCGCTGCGCCGATCGCAACGTGCTTGTGATGGAAGCATTCATGTATCGGTTCCACCCGGCGTGGATCGCGGTTCGTGAACTGGTTGCCGACGGTTCGATCGGCCGCATCACCGATGTCGGAATCTGGTTTTCGTTCAGGTCGACCAGAGCCGGTGACTATCGGCTCGACCTCGAGGCCGGTGGTGGCGCCCTCTACGACGTGGGATGCTACGCGGTCGACGTCAGCAGGATGCTGCTTGGTGATGATCCTCTGCGGGTTCAAGGCGCTGCCCGGGTGCATCCCGAGTGGAGGGTCGACATGACCTTCAGCGGTATCCTGGACTACGGAGATGCTTTCGCCACATTCACCTGTTCCATCGAACAGGAGCCCGAGCACCGGGTCATGATTCATGGGACGGACGGCTGGATCTCGATCGCCGATCCCTTCAATTGTCCCCCCGACGTCGCCACGAAGGTGACCATCGGGACGGGTGGCGACCACCATCCACTCGCCTCCATCATCGAAACCCTGACGATCCCGCCGGCCAACCAGTACGGGCTCCAGGCCACTGCGCTGGCAGATGCCATCATCAACGGTGGGCCCTCTCCCCTCCCGATCGAAGGCTCCGTTGCCAACATGAGACTTCTCGAGCGGTTGTTCGCCGCAGCAGGCATCGAGCCACCCAAGCCAAGGAGTGACACGTGATGACCGGACAGCTACGAGTCGGAGTGATCGGCACCGGGGGAATGGGCGGGCGCCATGCTCACAACATCCGTTACCAGGTGGCCAACGCCCGACTCGCCGCGGTCATGGACGTCGACGCCGATCGTGCAGCCGACATCGCCGGCCCCGCAGGTGCAGACGTATTCACCGACAGCCTCGAGCTCATCGCGTCGGACCTGGTCGACTGTGTCATCATTGCGAGCCCGGATGCCACCCACGGCGACCTCGCGTTCGCTTGTCTGGAACACGGCAAGCACGCTCTGGTCGAAAAGCCCCTCGCGACGGACCTCGACACCGCGGCGGCACTTGTGGAAAGGGAAGCACAACTCGGCCGGCGGCTACTCCAGGTCGGGTTGATGCGCCGTTACGATCCCCAACACGTCGCCGTGAAGGAAGCGATCGATCGCGGGGAGATCGGCCGCCCGTTGATGTTTCGGGGCTGGCATCGGAATCCCCCGGAAGCGACACCACCCACGTCCAAAGAGGTACTCGTCAACTCCGCGGTGCATGACCTCTACTCGGCACGCTGGCTGCTGGAAGACGAGATCTCCGAGATCTACGTCCGTGGGACCACCATCAACCCCGAACGAAGCGATCAGCTCGATCTCCAGCTGATCACCATGGCGATGGCCGGCGGCGCCATCGCCTCGATCGAGGTCAACAAGGACTCCGGTTTTGGATACGAGGTCGGAGTCGAGATCAGCGGTTCCCACGGGATGGTGACCACCGCACCCCACGATACGCCGGTTGTCCGACAGGACGGCCACATACGCCAATCTGTGGAACCCGACTGGCTGGAACGCTTTGCCGTTGCGTACGTCCGCGAGGTTCAGGCGTGGTCCACAGCCGTCCTCGAGGATCGGCCTGAAGGCCCCACGGCGTGGGATGGGTATCTGACGCTGGCGGCCGCCCTCACCGGGGCGACGTCGATCCAAACCGGCGTCCCGGTGAAAGTCGACCGACCCGCGCGGCCGACGTTGTACGCGTAGGCAAGCAGCGTTCGATCGTCCACGGCCGTGAACGCGACCGACGTCAGATCGTAGGTCATGGGGTCTCCTCCGGACGAGTGACGGGCTGGGCGCCGGCACCCATGACCGACTGATCGTAGTCCACGATCGACCCGGTCATTATCCCGGCGTCGTCGGAAGCCAGAAACGCAATGGCCCGGGCGACCTCATCCGGTTTGATCAACTGGCCGAATGGTTGTCGTGCCTCCGCATCGGCCAGCCAATCCTGGCCATCGGTATGGAATCGACGCTGGATCACGTCCTCTCCCGGAGTGTCCATCCACCCCGGGCTGAGACAGTTGACCCTGATCCGATCCCAGGAGACGGAGTAGGCGACATTCTTCGTCAAGGTCACGAGCGCACCCTTCGATGTGGCATAAGGCGTCAGAAAGGGAACGCTTCCGTATGCAGCGACAGACGCGACGTTGACGATCGTTCCGGCTATGCCTTCGCGGCGCATGATCTTTATGACGCCTTGCATGAGCAGGAACGGTGCGCGCACGTTGACATTCATCAGCGTGTCCCACAACTCGACCGTGGTGTCGATGATCGATCCGCGCAACGACAGTCCTGCCGCATTCACCAGAACGTCGACCCGCCCAAACCGATCGTCGGTGGCCGCGACGAGCGCCTTGCAGCTGTCGGCATCAGCCAGCTCGACCGGAACGAATACCGCCTCGGTTCCCATCTCGCCCAGCGCTTCGGCGACACCGACCCCCCGTTCTCTGTTGCGCCCGCAGACGACGATGCCGGCCGCACCCTCAGACGCAAACCGGCGGGCAACCGCCTCGCCGATCCCCTGAGTGCTTCCACTCACCAGCGCTATCTTGCCGTCGAACCGGCCCATGATCCCTCCCGCGTGTGGCATTCGGACTCCGCATGCCAGTATATTGAACTTGGTTGGAACGTTCCAACAGTTTTCTATGGCCAAGACGGCTGTCGTGAAGGACCCGAGATGATCATCGCTATCGCGGCTGCGGCTTTCCTCATCGGCTTCAGCAAGGCCGGCGTCGGCGGGATTCTGGGACCATTCGTAACGGTCCTGGTAGCCCTGACCATTCCCGCCGACGATGCGATTGGTCTACTGCTTCCGATGCTGATCATCGCCGATGTGTTCACGATCGCCGTCCATTGGCGAGGGTGGGACCGCCCGATCCTGCTCCGACTCCTCGCACCGGCCGCCATCGGAATAGTGGCGGGCGGCATCGTGGTCTCGAACGTCAGCGAGCCCATGCTGCGTCGTATCATCGCACTGACGATGCTTGTCTTCGTCGTGTTCTACGTCTTGAACAGCAAACCCGGATTCGCTGCGAAGTTGGCCCGTCGGCATGCCTGGCCCGTCGGTTTGATCGCCGGTCTTTCGTCCACGATCGCCCACCTCGGTGCGCCACCGGTGGTGACCTATCTGATGACGACCGATCTGAAGCCGCGTCGTTTCGTCGCCACGTCTGCCGCCGTATTCGCCGGCATGAACCTGCTCAAGCTCCCTGCCTATCTGTTCGCAGGTCTCTTCGATGGCGGTCTGATCGCAGCAACCTGGTGGACCTGGCTGGCGATCCCCGTCGGCGTGGCCGGTGGCCGTGTCTTCGTCGGTCACATCAACCGGCTGTGGTTCGACCGGATGACTCTCGGGCTGCTGGTCGGCGGAGCGCTCATTCTCCTCGTGACCTGACCACTCGTCGGGTTCGGGTACTTCGTGTTTCGTGGCTGGTACCGCGACACAGGGTCGGTGCACGACCGCGGGGCAATGCCTCTATCGGCCCCCAACCCTTCTTGCGTGAGGCCGCCCGTGCCATGGGCAGCCGGCTCACGCAAGAACGGGCTGCTCGGCGTTCCCGGCCGGCAGAACACCGCACAGGTTGCCGGCCGAGGCGCTAAGTATCCGGAAGGACCGGGATCTTCTCGTATGGTTGCCCGAGCGCCTCGGGGCCCAGGGCGCCGTAGCCGCCATCCACCGTCAGCTCGGAACCGGTGATGAACGCCGCCCGGTCGGACACGATGAACTGAACGGCATCCGCGATCTCTTCAGGATCCGCCATGCGCCCGAGAGGCTGAAACTCGGCCGCAAATGCATCCGCTCGCTCCCGCGAGCCATATCTTCGCTCGACGTTCCTGCTCCAGGTCCAACCCGGCGACACCGCATTCACCCGAATCCCCTTCGGTGCCAACTCCTGGGCGCCCGCCTTGGCCAGCATCAGCAGAGCCGCTTTGGTCACGTTGTAGACGATCCGCCCGGGTTGGGATGCCGTCCCACTCACAGACGCCACATAGACGACGGAACTCCCCCTCCTGAGGTGCGGGACCACTTTGCCGGTCAGCACGGCCGCCGACACCACATTGACGTCGAGGGCCTTGTGCCAAAGCGTCCGGCTCGATTCGAGGCGCTCGTCATCGAACACCGCCGCCGCGCTCACCAGGATGTCGATCCGTCCCAGATCGGCAACGGTGGTCTCGACCAGACGGTCGAGCTGGGCATCGTCTGTCACATCGGTCCTGAGGAACCGGACTCGGTCACCGAGTCGATCGGCGGCTGCGGCGCCATCCGACTCGTTTTGATCCACGAGCACCACCGCGGCCCCGCCGTCCGACAAACGTTGTCCTATCGCCTCCCCGATGAAGGATGCTCCACCGGTGACGACGACGACCTTGCCGTCGAACTCACCCATTCCTACACCCCCACACGCTGGTGCTTCTTCTCGGCCTCGAGAGCGGAGCGAGCAACGCGTACCTGCTCACGATCACTCACCTCCGGAACTCCGACTTCCCACCAGGCGCCACCCTCGGTCCACGTGTACTCGTCGACGTCGATCACGATCGCGTAGCTGCGGTCGGCGGCCTTGGCCCGCGCGAAGGCCGCCGGCAGATCTTCGAGACGCTCGACCTTCTCGGCGATCGCCCCCATGGCCTCCGCATGCCTGGCGAAGTCGACATGGAAATACCGCTCGTGCCTCGTGGTGCGCAGGAGATTGTTGAACTCGGCCCCGCCGGTGTCGACTTGGAGCCGGTTGATCACGGCAAAGCCGCCGTTGTCGCAGATGATGAAGATGACTTTGTGCCCGGTCATGACCGTGGAGTAGACGTCCGAGTTCATCATCAGGTAGGAGCCGTCCCCCACCCAGGCAATGACGTCGCCGCTCCCCCGCGCCATCTTGGCGCCCCAGGCACCGGCGATCTCGTACCCCATCGTCGAGTAGCCGTACTCGGAATCGAATGATCCGACCGACTTGGAGCGCCATCCCATGGTGAGTTCACCCGGCAGGCCGCCGGCGGCGGACACGCAGTAGTCGTCGTCGTCACAGATCTCGTTGATCACCTGGATGACCTGGGCGTAGGCCGGAACCCCATCCTGTCCACGCTCCTTCCAGGAGTCGAGATACCGGTGCCACTCCCCGATACGGGCCTGCGAGAACTCGAGCCAATCGGCCGGTGCGAGGTAGTCGCCGATCGCCTCGTCCAACGCCTCTATCGCCACCTTGGCGTCGGCGACGACGGATTGGGCCATCTGCTTGTGGGCGTCCCAGCCTGCGGTGTTGATGGCGACAAACCGGACGTTCGGGTTCTTGAACACGGACCACGACCCGGTGGTGAAGTCCTGGAGGCGAGTACCGATCGCAAGCACGACGTCGGCAACTTCCGCTACTGCGTTTGCTGCCGCGGAACC encodes the following:
- the iolG_2 gene encoding inositol 2-dehydrogenase/D-chiro-inositol 3-dehydrogenase, producing the protein MTGQLRVGVIGTGGMGGRHAHNIRYQVANARLAAVMDVDADRAADIAGPAGADVFTDSLELIASDLVDCVIIASPDATHGDLAFACLEHGKHALVEKPLATDLDTAAALVEREAQLGRRLLQVGLMRRYDPQHVAVKEAIDRGEIGRPLMFRGWHRNPPEATPPTSKEVLVNSAVHDLYSARWLLEDEISEIYVRGTTINPERSDQLDLQLITMAMAGGAIASIEVNKDSGFGYEVGVEISGSHGMVTTAPHDTPVVRQDGHIRQSVEPDWLERFAVAYVREVQAWSTAVLEDRPEGPTAWDGYLTLAAALTGATSIQTGVPVKVDRPARPTLYA
- the gdhI_1 gene encoding glucose 1-dehydrogenase 1; the protein is MGRFDGKIALVSGSTQGIGEAVARRFASEGAAGIVVCGRNRERGVGVAEALGEMGTEAVFVPVELADADSCKALVAATDDRFGRVDVLVNAAGLSLRGSIIDTTVELWDTLMNVNVRAPFLLMQGVIKIMRREGIAGTIVNVASVAAYGSVPFLTPYATSKGALVTLTKNVAYSVSWDRIRVNCLSPGWMDTPGEDVIQRRFHTDGQDWLADAEARQPFGQLIKPDEVARAIAFLASDDAGIMTGSIVDYDQSVMGAGAQPVTRPEETP
- the accA1_1 gene encoding acetyl-/propionyl-coenzyme A carboxylase alpha chain, producing MSPKNPPPRPINALLVANRGEIAVRVLRSAREMGIRTIAVYSELDRDALHTQVADEAWNIGPAPSSESYLDAHRILRVAKETGADAVHPGYGFLAENSDFAQAVMDAGMIWVGPPPEAIIMMGSKITARQAATKAGVSVVPGTTEPLASTEEAFTAAAEFGFPVAVKAAHGGGGKGLRIVHDASELQAAVEGARRESEAYFGSSELYVEKYIEEPRHIEAQIFADDHGHTVFLGERDCSLQRRHQKLIEETPAAGLADRLRKAIGRSAIQIAKACDYRGAGTVEFLVDKEDNFYFLEMNTRLQVEHTVTEMVTGIDLVAEQLRVARGEPLSFTAPKRSGHAIEFRINAEDPAHGFLPNPGHIVDYREPAGFGVRVDSGVTAGSEISRYYDTLIAKLITWGRTREQAIARGKRALREFRIVGVPTTIPAHLRMLENDTFLKGKHHTAFVENSLDFSDLVQSVAPPLAEEEALARRDMTVEVSGRRYTVTFWAPELPTAIGGRPRRKPPKLARAAMLSSDDAGIITAPMQGTIVKVHVEAGDHVRNGDALCVLEAMKMENEVRAPVDGEVIEIKVRPGDTVSPGQIIAIIR
- the cpnA gene encoding cyclopentanol dehydrogenase, whose protein sequence is MGEFDGKVVVVTGGASFIGEAIGQRLSDGGAAVVLVDQNESDGAAAADRLGDRVRFLRTDVTDDAQLDRLVETTVADLGRIDILVSAAAVFDDERLESSRTLWHKALDVNVVSAAVLTGKVVPHLRRGSSVVYVASVSGTASQPGRIVYNVTKAALLMLAKAGAQELAPKGIRVNAVSPGWTWSRNVERRYGSRERADAFAAEFQPLGRMADPEEIADAVQFIVSDRAAFITGSELTVDGGYGALGPEALGQPYEKIPVLPDT
- the accD5_1 gene encoding putative propionyl-CoA carboxylase beta chain 5, with amino-acid sequence MTARERLEALLDKGSFQEIDMFVRHQASGFGIEDKRPAGDAVVTGWGTIDARTVFVFAEDFTVFGGSLGRAVSDKIVKVMDAALQTGAPLIGLKDSGGARIQEGVASLDGYGRIFERNVRASGVIPQISVIMGPCAGGAVYSPAITDFVFQVQGSSHLFITGPDVIRAVTGEEITFEELGGAFAHAGTSGVTHFVASSGSDALEQIRYLLSFLPQNNMESPPHYTPSDRDDRIESALDSIIPDSANHPYDVVDIIERIVDDGEFYQVHEHWAQNIVVGFCRLDGYSVGIVANQPSVLAGTLDITASIKGARFVRFCDAFNIPLVTFVDVPGFLPGVDQEHGGIIRHGAKLLYAYSEATVPRVTVITRKAYGGAYVVMNSRGIRADLVYAWPSAEIAVMGAQGAVNVVFRRDLAAADDPDAKRAELVADYEEKFNNPYRAAELGLVDEIIEPSLTRPKLIRTMEMLRTKRESLPAKKHGNIPL
- the gfo gene encoding glucose--fructose oxidoreductase precursor, which translates into the protein MSGSYPSVRWGVLGTGSIAQGRVIPALQGAERCDLVAIASRSSARANGVAARLGIPRAYGSYEELLADPEVDAVYLPLPNDLHGAWTKKAADAGKHVLCEKPIALTSDEAQEVAARCADRNVLVMEAFMYRFHPAWIAVRELVADGSIGRITDVGIWFSFRSTRAGDYRLDLEAGGGALYDVGCYAVDVSRMLLGDDPLRVQGAARVHPEWRVDMTFSGILDYGDAFATFTCSIEQEPEHRVMIHGTDGWISIADPFNCPPDVATKVTIGTGGDHHPLASIIETLTIPPANQYGLQATALADAIINGGPSPLPIEGSVANMRLLERLFAAAGIEPPKPRSDT
- a CDS encoding sulfite exporter TauE/SafE, encoding MIIAIAAAAFLIGFSKAGVGGILGPFVTVLVALTIPADDAIGLLLPMLIIADVFTIAVHWRGWDRPILLRLLAPAAIGIVAGGIVVSNVSEPMLRRIIALTMLVFVVFYVLNSKPGFAAKLARRHAWPVGLIAGLSSTIAHLGAPPVVTYLMTTDLKPRRFVATSAAVFAGMNLLKLPAYLFAGLFDGGLIAATWWTWLAIPVGVAGGRVFVGHINRLWFDRMTLGLLVGGALILLVT
- the iolD gene encoding 3D-(3,5/4)-trihydroxycyclohexane-1,2-dione hydrolase; translation: METIRLTTAQAIVKWLLAQRTIVDGQEVGVFAGVFGIFGHGNVTCLAEALEPVQDRLPTWRGHNEQSMALAGVAYGKAMRGRRIMIATSSIGPGSTNMVTAAAVAHANRIPVLLFSGDTFQHRIVDPVLQQVENFGDPTLTVADTFKPVSRYWDRISRPEQIIQSLPQALAVMLDPATRGPAFFALPQDIQAEAYDYPARFFEPRVHYIRRPGPDPRDIAAAADLLGGAKNPMIIAGGGVHYSAAVPTLTDFAERRRIPVVETVGGKATLVHSHPNYAGPIGVTGSAAANAVAEVADVVLAIGTRLQDFTTGSWSVFKNPNVRFVAINTAGWDAHKQMAQSVVADAKVAIEALDEAIGDYLAPADWLEFSQARIGEWHRYLDSWKERGQDGVPAYAQVIQVINEICDDDDYCVSAAGGLPGELTMGWRSKSVGSFDSEYGYSTMGYEIAGAWGAKMARGSGDVIAWVGDGSYLMMNSDVYSTVMTGHKVIFIICDNGGFAVINRLQVDTGGAEFNNLLRTTRHERYFHVDFARHAEAMGAIAEKVERLEDLPAAFARAKAADRSYAIVIDVDEYTWTEGGAWWEVGVPEVSDREQVRVARSALEAEKKHQRVGV